ACCAATCTCAAGTAGGAGAGTATCTCCTACATATAAGATGACAGCAAGCCTGCTCCTAATGACTGATTTCCGCTTAGATGGAATCCGAACTGCGGATATCTCAAGAAAAGGGCATTATGGGCTCGACAAATTTTTGTAAGTGCTAACAAACCTAATCCGACTCCATCAATAACTGTATACACTGTATTACTAGGTTTACTAAGAAGATTAGGCATTTTCTTATCATATGGGTCATAGTTCTTAACGATAATAACATAGTAAGAAACAAGCACCGCTACCCATGTTTTTGCACACATTTTTGTAGAAAAAAAAGCTAACTAAGAATGATGATGCCAGCTAGAGAGCTCCGCGGGAACTTAGAAGTGGGAGAAGGGGAGGAGCGAGCAAGCAAGGCAGGTGGGGCTTTCAGCCTTTCAGATTGTGAGTGAAAGGGGAGAGAGTCGGGGTACGGTTTAGACATCCTTATGGGAAAGACGTCGATAACAGTGGCAGAGAGGAGAGGATAATAACATTAGAAGGAGCAAGCACCGTCACGATGTATTGCTTATGTCGAGATGCCTTGCTTGAATATTAATCGCTACGAGAGCAAGGGATTTCTCCACTTGTTGAAGATGATTCTGAATCATATGATTAACTTGGCAATTAATCGAAGATCTTGGGCACGATCTCGAAGATATGTCACAGCCTCATATTACTGCACAACTCGAGACTCTGCATGAGTAGCATATTTACGGAATACATATGTCAAATTCCCAATATGTATGTTAATACACATAGCCTTATGGCGTCCGTAGCCTTTAAGATTTCTCGAAGTCTTGTTGTAGACATACAATagcaaagaaaaaatatcagtaaaataattacaagATTTACCCTTAAtataaggggaaaaaatatggaaaaaaaaattaaaaacaaaggTGAACCATGCTGATAATGGCAATAACAAGCAGCACACGTAATATGACTGCTTTTGAGATAGCTTGAACAAATAATCTCGAGAAATATTGTGCCGATAATAGACTCGTTTTCTATAGTAGCTTTGTCAAGGCAGTTCTCGGTTGAAGCAAGCTTGGCCTCGCCGAGTAAGGCACAGTAAATGGCAAAGACATGAAAACAGCCAATGATATTGAGCTCAAGTCGGAGAGTACCTCCTACATATATGATGACAGCAAGTCCACTCCTAATGACTTATTTCTATTTAGATGGAATCCGAACTACGAATATCTTGAAAAAAGGGTAATATGGGTTCGATAAATTATTGTAAGTGCTAATAGCCCTAATCAAACTCCATCACTAACTGTATACACTGTATTACTCGGTTTACTAAGATGATTAGGCACCTTCTTATCATATGGGTCATAGTTTTTAGCGAATAACAATTGTGGAGAGGAGAGGATAATGACATAGTAAGGAACAAACACCGCCACTTATATTTTCGCATGCATTTCTGTAGCAAAAAGAGCAAATCAAGAAGGATGATGAGGTTGGCATCAGGGTTTTGGCCATTCGAATAACCAATGATATCTTCTCCCAGGGAGCCAGGGTTGAGGTCCATCCTGCTCATGAAGacgtttgtttatttatttatatatatatatatatatataaagcatgTATGTGCATTTCGCATCGAAAAGCTTGTAATGGATAGCACCCTTTTCACCTGAAAAAGACAATTTAAGAAGACTAATATATCTTCAGGGAATAATATATACCATTGTCCGTTAGCAGTTTAATTGAGTTCCCATGATTTTGCTAttccatttttatatatttcttatatatttaattatgacAGAATTTTTAGGTCCGAATTAGACTATTATCAATATCAATTTGCAGTTTCTTTTATCATAATATAATCAAAacggaaagggaaaaaaatgattataactaattgaaaagaaaaggaaaaaaatggaagaaaagctAGTTAAGTCTGGTAAGAGAAGAGATAAAATACGGGGTGTGAGGTGAGTGCAAATGTGAGTACTATTCGATTCTCAATTTAATAGTTATTATTAATTCAAACATATATTTCAAGAATAATGTTGGAAAGAAATGTTAGACAAATTCTTTTGCTgcttattacatatataagtaGGGCAGATAATTACATTTTGCATGGAAGCACATGAAGcgtcatttattttttttcgatggtTGAAGCGAcgttaatttcttctttttttttagtatttatCCCGCAGTTTTGGGGTCTACACCTATTTCTCATCCATCgaaagcaaaaaaagaaaaaaaaaatctaccgCCGAAAAAGGTGAGTATAGTCAATAGAGAAAAAGCTATCCACCTAGCTGAGATGACGTGGGATTGATTTGGAGCGTTTGACAAGAAAATAgattaattaacaaaaatttaaaaaataaatagatgtatatatacaacctgatgttctttttttttaactaccGATCAAAAAAATGTTCTTTTTTACGTTAAAAAAATGTTCTCTTTTACCAACCAAATAATGAATATGTTTAATACAAAATTCTATGAAATAGCTACTATTAGTTGGATGACTGATGTGCCCCATTTGCCACAATATTGTACAGAAATGCCTATGAGCCAAGGTTTTTGAGTGACATGTAAGTTATTAATTTAGTAGCTTCTTGACCTTATGTTTTTTCAATCTGCTTAAACAGGTTAAGCTTCACGAGGATGGCAAGAGGCAAAGAGgattataacatatatattctttttatgCTCTTATGACTACAGGAACGTAGGTCCACATCTAATCTCTTCCCTACTTCTCATATCTCAATTGGTCAATGCGACTATGTTCTTCTCTTAGCACTTATTCTTATGAGCATTGTTTGGGTACGATCGGCATCCCTTGCACTTAATTCTTTGAGCTTAAGCCTCATTTTGGCTTGCATAGCCTTGAAATCAACAAGGGAACATCGATATTGCTTTTCCCATTTGTGTTCTTTCCAAGAAATGAGAGAATTATTTGCTCATTTACCAAAATGATGAAGCAATAATAAAGATAATATTGCACTGAAGAATCATAATTTTAGAATCTAAACCATGTCATTCATTCGCAGCTTCTAATCTGGGAACATTTTAAGAGTACTGTCATTGGCCAGTCGGTTTTGCTTTCTAATACTTTTCTTTCTTAGCCTTCCTCAAATTTATTGAATTGATGAAGTTTAAATTTTGGTTTGTTGGTCACTCCAAGTAAGGCTAGGATGTAGATTGTTAGACTTTTTGCCTGGTATTTTCTAAGATAAATTGATAGAAAATCGAAAATAAGCTTTAGAGGATAATGTCttgaaatttttctttcttcgttTCGTTCTAGCATTTTTTTCCTCACTGTATTTGATGAACATGGAATTCCACATTCTCACATATTAAATCATGTTCGCATTTAGTGTAACTATTGCTTggtttaagtttttttttaatttgattacgGTTCTTAGGTAATTTGTAATTAAACACGGTGTTGATCTGAATTGGAAACAATAGCGTTAAACTGTTGCAGAGTTCAATTATTAGTTCGCTAGGAAGAATTTGTCGCTCTTAGATAATTCCCCCAATCTATGTGTCTGCTAAAATTCAATTACTTGTTGACAGGATGCAAGCTCTCATAGTTGAATTTATTCACTGGTTTTGTATCGAGTTTGTTGCTTATTCATGCTTCATTGTTACCTATTCTTTATTGTTCTTTCAGTCTGATAGAATATTTTAAGCTTGGAGCTTGGATGCGTGTCGAGGAATAGTGTTAACTAGAGAGGACTTGTTTAGAGGGCTTAGGTAAAGATAAAACGTTTTAGTGAATGATTTCCATGtgattaaatttattgatattcATAGGACATAACTACATCTGCATTAATTTGATATCCAGAGTCAAGCATGGGTACATCATGTTTCACATTAGagatatcttttctttttccgtgTGTACCCTAGTATCCAGAAACCCAATGGGttctgactaatccagtcgggaTCGAGCATTAAAGGTCATTTTTCCTCCCAACAAGTGCGTTTCTCGGGGTTCGAACTCGTGTTCTTCTCCTTACGGGTGTGAGCTGCTTACCACTCAACCAACATTTTTGTTGGTATTAGAGATATCTTTCCAACATGCTTATCCTTACTCTATATTATTGAACTTTGTTTTGGTTGGAACGTATGCCTTCAGTTTTCGATCCTCTTTGGCCCTCAGTTATTTCATGCTTACCTCTTTATTAATCATTCTTCTTAGTAGGAGAAAGAAATAACTTGCATGTTATGAATGTCAATGGAAGTTATCCTGAGggtttttgctttggaataGTGGTAATAATTATGGTAGTAGGCACCACTAGGGCTAAACTTGTTTCCACGCATGTTGAATCTCTATTATATGTATAAGACTCGACTTATTATGAAATACATCTACTCTCTTTCCAAAATTTGGTGACGAAAATTCTGATATTTGATCTGACATTTTCCTGACTTCACCCTTCGGAAGAGTTTGAAGATACAATAAGAAAGTACCTGCTGAAATTATATATGGACTTGTCAAGAAAAGGTAAACACGTGCAAAAGTTACTGTTTTCTTTactctttcttttcaattcCAAACTCACATATCAGATGCTGAAAGTGCAGACAATGACTGaagattcttcttttttcctagGAATCGGAGCAGCAGCATCATCTTGAAGGTAACGCCCGGGGTCCCTGAGGGCTCTTAAAGAAGCCCTTTGAGGTTCTTATGGAGAACTGGATCGATAAGGATAGGCGTGATCGATCAATCTAAGATCACAAACTTCCTTTAAAGAAACAGGTAAGTAAGGCTGCCTTGGAAAAATGGAATATCCCGACCTGAGGAGCGATTAGGATTTGTGGAGGAAATTGTGGATAGTTAGGTTCTTAAGACAATCTTTGTTTTCCTGGATGTTTAAagccccttttctttttctatatttCAGAAAATCTCTTTTGGCATTCATGCTTTTATCGAAAACACATCTTCTGAATTACGAGGTCCTACTTATATTCCTTAACTCCTTGTTTATGTAGGTATGGTACATATTGGAGTTGGATAGATATCCATTACCAAACAAGTCAGGCGAGTGGCTTCTCACTTCCCTGTTTCAAGAAACATTATATGGTGAACAAACATATAATTATTTCGCAGGGAATACTTTTAACTATGTATTTAAGTTGGAAATTAGAAATTTGTGTGCAGTTACGAGTTCATCATGAATGATCTCCTAGGATCTCTCAAATCGTGTCCCCTTCATATATCTCCTCACAAGACAAAAAGAATCGAGAGGGCATTTGAACTCTTCCCCTTTGTCTGAATGTGGTAATTCTAGCAAATGCATTACACTTAACCATGTTCGATTCCAGCACAGTGATAATAGAATACTTGATAAATAAGCTCATGTGGTATAATGGAGAGGTAGATATCCTAAACTAATATCCAGATCAAGATTTTTACATTACTTTAGTCTTTTTTTTGGCAAATAAATTACGTCAAATGGTGCATTTTACTTCTCAAGAGAGATGACACATGCATGATTTTAGGTTTTATGGATACAactaattgatttgtaataatCCTCAAATTGTTCGTTCTAATTTTACGTTCCAAAGGCGATACAAAAAATTTACACCTATCATCTGGTGGTAATGGCAGGCATAGCATAGACatcataagaaaaaatattgcaAAATATCGAGCTACCTATCTTttaatataacatatatatatatatattatgtaatttgATTGTGGTACTTTTTTCTTACAACTGAGAACTATCAATGCACTTGACAATTAAGATCCAGGTTTGGATTAACCAAAACACGGAGGGTTCCAAACAGCTCACTCTATGCACAATGGACTTGACAATTTAGATTCAGGTTTTGATAAACCAAAACACGTTGAAGAGAAACCCTATTGAACTTCAATTTTAGCATGAACTTATAGCATGAGTACAAGATCTGCACCCAATTGAACTAAATTTTTTGTCTTAATTATCATTGATGCAGggttcaatttttatattgtatCCGAATAAATGCTCCAtaaatataattcaaaatagAAAGACAAGCTCAGTaagtcttctttttttgtatatataagcTATCTTATTAGTACTTTATTATAGATAGTAATATTGTATTATTTCTCGAAATATCTTACtcttctatatatgtatatatgtttatatatatatatatataattaagaatttttattaaaaaagaggATGTAACGTAGTAGCGCACGTCTCACCTACTGACCTAGAGGCCGCATGTTCAAtccttaattttataatatatatatatatatatatatatatatgtatatatatacatagattgTTATGGCctattaatcaattaaaaaaaaaagaagaaactgTAAAATGAGAGATGGAAAAGGAAGAGACGTTTTTTAACgtgagagaaaagagaggagagagagaaagggagagagGGATAGAAATAAGGAGAAAATCAACTGCTCGTTAGAAGATTAAATGTTACATTGGCGACTAAAGAAACCAAGTCATGTTAGTATATGAAGTTCGGCATGTTCGTTCAGAGCTTCTATCGCAGATTGACTACATGCATAGAGAGTTGTCCCGTTCAATATATCTTCAGTGGTAGCTCGGTCGGATTGGTGAAAATTTTCAGATATATATGAGTACTTAGGTAGTGTTTGTTAGAATAGAGAACAAACATCAACTAAGAAATGTGCTTGTCTACCTCTTTCTTTTGATGCTCGTGAAATTCCAAGAAAACTTGTCACTTAGTGTGGGAATGAATATTTCATGAACTGGGCACTCCTCGAGGTCCCAACTGGTGAAACTTGGATCGTAAAACTGGAGAAGCACAATGGGAAAATATTCCTGGGGAAGGGCTGGAAAAATTTCTCGGAGCGCTACTCCATTTCAGAAGCATACACTATAATTTTTGGGTTCCAAGGGAACTCAATGTTGCAATGCTGTTATATTCGATGAGACTGGAAGCGAGATCGAGTATCCCCTAAAGTGCAGCTGCCACAAACTGCAGGAGCGAAGGAAAAGGAATGACTTTACATCTGCAGCATAGGAGGAAGCTAGCCAGCTACGGAGGATGTTCCAGCTGAAGTCGATGATGATCCCGACTACAGTGCTTACACATCAAATATGTCATTCAGGCAACTCTTTTTAGCGGCATGAACACATCGGCCttgttctttttcaatttcacaGGACAACATTCGTCCAGCTAGACTGTGCTGGGTTGTTTCTACTGTTAAAATCACTTTGGATGAATCCCAATGATTCCTTTGCAGCGGTATCTAGATATTCTTGCAGAGCTTGATTCTGGTCCAAGAGTAAGTCTACCAATTATCAACATCGCGGTTAAGCATTTCCAGTCTTGGAAACCCCCATCAATCGATTCGGCACCTTTAAGAGTGTTTACCTAGTCCTATCCTTTAGGATTAGGCTCGGATTTTGCTCGAACTTCAGCTGGATCTCAAAATTATCAGTGTTCGCTTACTCGATTAGCGCTACTTCTCTCAGCGTTTATTTAATGTTGCGGCTACCATATCCCGTCTGGATTTGAGCTCTGGCCCGTTAATTcgctaaaaataaattagagaaAGGAAAATTCAATGATCACATCATACTTACAGCACTTTGGACGAAGGAAAATTTCACCAAGAGCGCAATTCATGATATGCATTGGCCCTCCATTAGCAAACTTTGTAGGCCAAAAACCCAACAGCCTTTCTCAGCCGTACATATGTCCActcatattaaaataaaaataaaaaatccatTCCATTTAAGTAGGAAGTTGAACCACGAGTTATGATACAATTGTTCCAATTGCTCTTCTAGCTAGCGAAAGTCCGTGACGAGTGCAAAACAGAGTGGTGAATAGTTTCAGCtcattatttgaaaaaatatcttGTGACCTgactggaaaagaaaaatccgaaaagagaagaaaaggttTATATTTGTGTATCACTTATAAATCAGGGATGTCCAACCGTTTTTAATCTTAAACGGGAAGGGAAAATGCTTCTTCCTCGGGAGAACATTACCAGCCTTGTGCTCTGTTTCTATGCTCTGCTACTGGTGGCTGCCCTCTTGTTCGTAACTGTCAAGAAACTACCGAAGATTCGGGGCGAACCGATGAGTGATGCTCCTCCAGGTAGTTGTGGTTTGCCACTGCTCGGGGAGACCGTTCAGTTCATGGCCGCTATTCACAGGGGCAGAGGTTTCTATGACTTTGTCCAGTCTCGCCGCTTGCGGTATTATTGCTTCTTGATATTAGATCGCTACTTTCGTGACAATCTTAATCCTCTACTTTTTCATGAAGAGTATATCCTGTTCGTATTCCTAAATATGAATCTCCAATTTTCACGTGCCGGCCCAGTACAATCTTGCTCGTATTTGGAGCAGGGCTAACTTTACGAGTGAGGCGGATCTTGATGTGTTGTAATCCTACTCTGGCAGGTACGGCAACTGTTTCAAGACGAACATATTCGGGATAACTCAGGTTTTCTTATCAAGCACAGCTTCGGCAAAGATGATCCTAAACAATGAATCAGGGAAGTTCACTAAGAGATACATCAGATCGATCGCTGAGCTGGTAGGGGACCATAGTATACTCTGTGCATCCCAACAGCATCACAAGTTGCTCCGAACATGTCTCGGCAATCTATTCTCCACTGCTTCCTTATCCAAGTTTACCCGACAATTTGACGAATCAGTCGTTCAATCGCTCGAAGGGTGGGGAGATGGAGACATCGTGATCATTCTCAATGAAGCACTAGAGGTAAATTAAGTTTAGACTTGGACATGATCATTGGCCAATTGGCCCATCTACCCGACTATGGCCCAATAAGAAATCCAAGGTTGGCCTCGACGGTCCGATATGTCCGTACAcatgatatttaatttttttcaaccattttcttgaaattcatttaatgtttaattttattatttttctgttttagAAACTGATAATTTGTGGATTTGGGACTTGGGAGACCTTTGAAAAAAATCTGTTCTCGACTGTTGGATGCGGTCAGGCCTCCTCATAGGGGGTCAACGAAGCATCATCGTCTTGTGTTTTTCCTCGTTTTGGATGTAGATAACTTTTAAAGCCATATGCGGGATTTTGATCGGGCTAGAGGATGGAGACGAGTTGAAGACGCTGCAGAAGGATATTGATTGCATATGCAAGGCAATGCTCGCATTACCTCTGAGGTTACCGTGGACGAGATTCCGTAGAGGTCTTCAGGCCAGAGAAAGAATCATGAGGACGTTGGAAACGATCACTAGTGAAAGGAGACATCGAGGGATATCTCAAGATGATTTTCTCCAGCACCTTCTAGCATTGATCGAAAAGGCATACTGCGATGTCGATTTGCCTCGGCTAACCGATGGGGAGATCAAGGACAACATATTGACCATGATAATTGCAGGTTCTTTTAAAGTGTTTCCAAGTACAAAGAATTAGCTTATCTTTTTTATACCAAAGTATATCTTTCGCAAGGTTGTGGAGCTTCCTTGCAGGACAAGACACGACAGCAAGCGCGATAACTTGGATGGTGAAATACTTGGGCGAGAATCAGAAAGCTCTAGATATTCTCCGTGTGAGTACTTGTATTAAATGGATTGTCTGATTCGCGTATAACTGGAATATTATCGGCGATTCTCTCAATTTAGAGCTTCTAATATACAGGCTGAACAACTCCATTTCGCAAAAAGAATCTCACCCGGGTCACGCCTCAGCCTAGAAGACCTCAGCCAGATGCCATATGCTTCTAAGGTCGAATTTCAACAATCCTCGCATTAGATTTATCGCTCATTACATTCCCGTTGAACAATTCTTAGTAACAAAGTCCTGCACAGGTAGTTAAGGAATCTCTTCGGATGGCATCCATAGTGCCGTGGTTTCCGAGACTTGTGCTCCAGGATTCCAAAATCGAAGGTGTGATTCTTCCATTTACTGTCGACCTCAATATGACTTAACCACCTTGTGACAACATTGATAGCCGTGTGTTGATTCTTCTTCGGGGATATATACAGGATACCAGCTTAAGCGAGGATGGACAGTTAATGTTGACGCCAGATCAATACATTTGGATCCCTCAGTACACACCAATCCCCATGAGTTCAACCCTTCTCGGTTCGACGTAAGTTTGCTCTTCTATGTTCGTCGCCTTTTAATTGattcattaattaaatctCTCGCTGGCATCAGCTTATAATGAGACTGCTTTTGTTGTAACGACGATAGGATGAGTCGAAACCATACAGCTTCCTAGCTTTTGGGATGGGAGCGAGAACATGCCTGGGCACAAACATGGCGAGGGCCATGATGCTCGTGTTTCTGCATCGACTGGTCACCTCTTACGAGTGAGCTAGCTTTTTCACTTGTGAAGTCTCCAAAATATGAGGTTGTCACAAGATTTAGCAATTAGAATGATTCGTGTTTAATTATAACATGTCCCAGGTGGGAGGTGATGGACTCCGACTCGACTCTGGAGAAGTGGGCAATGTTCTCGAGATTGAAAAACGGCTGCCCGGTGATGGTGAAACGTCTTGCGGATCATACAACTCCtgtataagaaaattttctcatattgcATTATTGAACTTTTGATCTTTCCTCCAATTGTGTGTGGATTGTAAGTTCTGATGATagtgtaataataatataacagATTCAGTGATAGAAATGCTTGTTGTGGTCCTAGCAAATGTTGCCTGCTGAAAGCAAGAACTAAGACTAATAATCTCTTACACGACAATATAACATGAATAAATACATATTGAAGTTAAATGGCATTGAGTCAAGCCCAATCGCCTCTTATGAGGTTCAACCGGGACATTGGGCCCGTTTGTTTTCATAGtctgattttagaatcatgattttgattttaattctatccactacacaataaaaacacacgtttcccaagtcaaatttataataccatctcatttgtctttttccacgatcaaaatcaaaatcaaaattactttaactctgaaaccaaacgcctcCTGTATAACCTGTTTAGTCACGATCAAAGATGAtttctagttttcttttattatgtcACTTGATAGGTTAACGcgtttaaaataattaattataatatgattcaatatttataatcctaagtagaaaagtagtatACCCTCTTCGTTGACTTCTCCTACCCCAGTCATTTGCTCATTATTGcttaattgaaatatatatatacatcactAGTTCCAACATAGACACGAAATTTATGTGCTACATGAGTTCAATTCGTCATTATGATATTTGtgattatttttgtttatttctcATAATCATGTCATACATGATGTATAGTGTGTCAACGTGTACCTATCTAGACATGCGCGATAGACAATGTATTGCTGTCACGTTTACCTTGCTATAATTAATCGGGTCTATTAGTCTGTGTTTAAACTCATcccaattaattaaagaattttttatGCTTGTGTTTGGTGGATGTATCTAAATCAGAATCGCTTAGACACGATACAACACTGATTGCCGGTCCAATCAAGAAGGGTAAATACGTGTGACATTTCACCGTGAATACTGATTGCTGCTGATGATCAACAGGAACCTGCAATTGGTTGCTGATATATGCAAAGTATATTCAAATTAAGTTTGAAACCAGCTGTAGAATGAATCAGTCAAAAAGGTCAATTTGGTCGTATGTCAAAAAGTACACATACGATTTTGACCCAGTCAAATCAAATAACATTTCGAAGGCCAATCCACTTCACAATTTAGTAGTCACATGCAACCCCTTATGAATGACAATTTTCAGAACAAAATTTGTTAGAAAACTGAATATGGTCGATACAAATTATTCTTGTTTTGACATATTAGCGTATAATTGCACTGTTAAGTCTGCTCGAATATGTCGATCGTCAAAGTCGAAAGGCGCTCTTGGTTGAGttgtgtatataatatatatatatatatatatatatatatatatatattaaattgtcTCCCGCGTATACATGAGGTAGACCTTGGCTgattttatactttttaaaCTTATACTATCAAAA
Above is a window of Punica granatum isolate Tunisia-2019 chromosome 7, ASM765513v2, whole genome shotgun sequence DNA encoding:
- the LOC116213022 gene encoding abscisic acid 8'-hydroxylase 4 is translated as MLLPRENITSLVLCFYALLLVAALLFVTVKKLPKIRGEPMSDAPPGSCGLPLLGETVQFMAAIHRGRGFYDFVQSRRLRYGNCFKTNIFGITQVFLSSTASAKMILNNESGKFTKRYIRSIAELVGDHSILCASQQHHKLLRTCLGNLFSTASLSKFTRQFDESVVQSLEGWGDGDIVIILNEALEITFKAICGILIGLEDGDELKTLQKDIDCICKAMLALPLRLPWTRFRRGLQARERIMRTLETITSERRHRGISQDDFLQHLLALIEKAYCDVDLPRLTDGEIKDNILTMIIAGQDTTASAITWMVKYLGENQKALDILRAEQLHFAKRISPGSRLSLEDLSQMPYASKVVKESLRMASIVPWFPRLVLQDSKIEGYQLKRGWTVNVDARSIHLDPSVHTNPHEFNPSRFDDESKPYSFLAFGMGARTCLGTNMARAMMLVFLHRLVTSYEWEVMDSDSTLEKWAMFSRLKNGCPVMVKRLADHTTPV